One stretch of Deinococcus apachensis DSM 19763 DNA includes these proteins:
- a CDS encoding helix-turn-helix transcriptional regulator — protein MYDPSMRVLTVLELLQAHERVTGAELARRLEVSSRTVQRYIARLQDLGIPVESTRGVGGAYRLKPGFRLPPLMFSGEEALALALGLHALHHLGLTALAPAVAGAGAKLARTLPHALRERVRTLEDAVQLDASPWTIPTDASVLACLLAAVGAERTVAFDYRSHQGTQTRREVEVYGVVHLDGRWYAVGRCCLRNALRSFRLDRISGPAELERPFTRPPDFDARAYLRATLPFVRAPFDIKVWLGLPPEEAALRFSPWQVVLEPDAVRGGTRLRCTREHLEPFAAMLLGLGCAFTVHAPAELREVFAGLAERASAASLRTHAGDPRVPHGSLPG, from the coding sequence ATGTACGACCCCTCCATGCGGGTGCTCACCGTGCTGGAACTCCTCCAGGCGCACGAGCGCGTGACGGGCGCGGAGCTGGCGCGGCGGCTGGAGGTCAGTTCGCGGACGGTGCAGCGGTACATCGCCCGGCTTCAGGACCTGGGGATTCCGGTGGAGTCCACCCGGGGCGTGGGGGGCGCGTACCGGCTGAAACCCGGCTTTCGCCTGCCGCCCCTGATGTTCAGCGGGGAGGAGGCCCTGGCCCTGGCCCTCGGCCTGCACGCCCTGCACCACCTGGGGCTGACGGCGCTGGCTCCGGCGGTGGCGGGGGCGGGGGCCAAGCTCGCGCGCACCCTGCCCCACGCCCTGCGCGAGCGGGTGCGGACGCTGGAGGACGCCGTGCAGCTCGACGCCTCCCCGTGGACGATCCCAACGGACGCCAGTGTCCTGGCCTGCCTGCTCGCCGCCGTGGGGGCCGAGCGGACCGTGGCGTTCGACTACCGCTCGCACCAGGGAACCCAGACCCGGCGGGAGGTGGAGGTGTACGGGGTCGTCCACCTCGACGGGCGCTGGTATGCGGTGGGCCGCTGCTGCCTGCGGAACGCGCTGCGGAGTTTCCGCCTCGACCGCATCTCGGGGCCCGCCGAGCTGGAACGGCCCTTCACCCGGCCGCCGGACTTCGACGCCCGGGCCTACCTGCGCGCCACCCTGCCCTTCGTTCGTGCGCCCTTCGACATCAAGGTGTGGCTGGGGCTCCCACCGGAGGAGGCCGCCCTGCGTTTCTCCCCCTGGCAGGTCGTGCTGGAGCCTGACGCCGTCCGTGGGGGCACGCGGCTGCGCTGCACCCGGGAGCACCTGGAGCCCTTCGCGGCCATGCTGCTGGGCCTGGGCTGTGCCTTCACCGTTCACGCCCCGGCGGAACTGCGGGAGGTGTTCGCAGGGCTGGCCGAGCGGGCGAGCGCGGCCTCGCTCCGCACTCACGCCGGGGACCCCCGCGTCCCTCATGGTAGTCTCCCCGGTTGA
- a CDS encoding phospho-N-acetylmuramoyl-pentapeptide-transferase, translating to MIVLCALLSWFLVGLFIRLSKARGWGQPIRQEGPQTHLKKEGTPTAGGVPFVLALALVFFPLYFTGHAGGERELLIMLTALAMGLIGGIDDLLKIRSRMRGRGKKELLAREKFPLQLLVGLGFAWFAAPLASHELLPSLGQIPDLILLTLVMVGSVNAFNFTDGLDGLLAGVAMIVLLPLLAVSPMSALLVAALLGFLWFNAHPARVFMGDMGSHAIGAIAAGAYVLYADVWLLPLAAVIPVAAVLSVVIQVIHFRRTGKRFFKMSPIQHHFELSGWPETHVTTRFWVVTAVATAAVWWILGGRP from the coding sequence GTGATCGTCCTCTGCGCGCTGCTGTCGTGGTTCCTCGTCGGGCTGTTCATCCGGCTGAGCAAGGCGCGGGGCTGGGGGCAACCCATCCGCCAGGAGGGGCCACAGACGCACCTGAAAAAGGAGGGCACCCCCACGGCGGGCGGCGTGCCCTTCGTCCTGGCCCTGGCCCTGGTGTTCTTCCCGCTGTACTTCACGGGCCACGCGGGCGGCGAGCGGGAGTTGCTGATCATGCTGACGGCCCTGGCGATGGGGTTGATCGGCGGCATCGACGACCTGCTCAAGATTCGCTCGCGGATGCGCGGCCGGGGCAAGAAGGAACTCCTGGCCCGCGAGAAATTCCCGCTGCAACTTCTGGTCGGCTTGGGGTTCGCGTGGTTCGCCGCGCCCCTCGCCTCCCATGAACTGCTGCCCAGCCTGGGACAGATCCCCGACCTCATCTTGCTGACACTGGTCATGGTGGGCTCGGTGAACGCCTTCAACTTCACCGACGGGCTGGACGGGCTGCTGGCAGGCGTGGCTATGATCGTGCTGCTGCCGCTGCTGGCGGTGTCGCCCATGTCGGCGCTGCTGGTCGCCGCGCTGCTGGGCTTCCTGTGGTTCAACGCCCACCCCGCGCGGGTCTTCATGGGGGATATGGGGAGCCACGCTATCGGGGCCATCGCGGCGGGAGCCTACGTCCTGTACGCCGACGTGTGGCTGCTGCCCCTCGCGGCGGTCATCCCGGTGGCGGCGGTGCTGAGCGTGGTCATTCAGGTTATCCACTTCCGGCGCACCGGCAAACGCTTCTTCAAAATGAGCCCCATCCAGCACCACTTCGAGCTGAGCGGCTGGCCGGAGACACATGTAACGACCCGCTTCTGGGTGGTTACAGCGGTGGCGACGGCGGCGGTGTGGTGGATTCTGGGAGGGAGGCCGTAA
- a CDS encoding class I SAM-dependent rRNA methyltransferase: protein MTRPLPDLPALFARRAHLPGEGTTVFRAAHTTETGGLFAVDLAGDAAVLSLYADLSSGEEARLAEACGALPGVASVYLKRRPVEARHMANVAREWLSPPEPVWGAAQPEVVALENGVPFLLRPGADLSTGLFTDARPLRAWVRNHAAVGGRVLNSFAYTSGFGLNAALGGAAVVKNVDLSRKVLAWGQQNYALSGLPAPGADFLYGDVFEWLGRLRRRGDEFDLVILDPPSFARSKAGVWRAERDYGRLAGLAADVTAPGGRLLAMTNHAGVTTQAFERMVAAGLTEAGRRGRVTERLGPGEDYPGATHLKAHVWALD, encoded by the coding sequence GTGACCCGCCCCCTCCCCGACCTTCCTGCCCTGTTCGCCCGGCGTGCCCACCTTCCCGGCGAGGGCACGACGGTGTTCCGTGCAGCCCACACCACCGAGACGGGCGGCCTGTTCGCGGTGGACCTGGCAGGGGACGCGGCGGTGCTGAGCCTGTACGCGGACCTGAGCAGCGGGGAGGAGGCGAGACTGGCGGAGGCGTGCGGAGCCTTGCCGGGAGTGGCGTCGGTCTACCTCAAACGCCGCCCGGTGGAGGCCCGGCACATGGCGAACGTGGCGCGGGAGTGGCTGTCACCGCCCGAGCCGGTCTGGGGCGCGGCGCAGCCCGAGGTTGTGGCGCTGGAAAACGGGGTCCCCTTCCTGCTGCGGCCCGGCGCGGACCTCAGTACCGGGCTGTTCACCGACGCCCGCCCCCTGCGCGCCTGGGTGCGGAACCATGCCGCAGTGGGGGGCCGGGTGCTTAACAGCTTCGCCTACACCAGTGGGTTTGGACTGAATGCGGCATTGGGTGGGGCCGCCGTGGTGAAAAACGTCGACCTCTCACGCAAGGTGCTTGCCTGGGGGCAGCAGAACTATGCCCTCAGCGGCCTTCCCGCCCCCGGCGCCGACTTCCTGTACGGCGACGTGTTCGAGTGGCTGGGCAGGCTGAGGCGGCGGGGCGACGAGTTCGACCTCGTGATCCTCGACCCACCCTCCTTCGCGCGGAGCAAGGCGGGCGTGTGGCGGGCCGAGCGTGATTACGGGCGGCTGGCGGGGCTGGCGGCGGACGTGACGGCGCCGGGCGGACGGCTCCTCGCCATGACGAACCACGCGGGCGTGACGACTCAGGCCTTTGAACGAATGGTCGCGGCAGGGCTAACGGAGGCCGGGCGGCGCGGGCGAGTGACGGAGCGCCTGGGGCCGGGCGAGGACTACCCGGGGGCCACACACCTCAAGGCGCACGTCTGGGCGTTGGATTGA
- a CDS encoding monothiol bacilliredoxin BrxC family protein, producing the protein MTQSVTDHKQVLLPLTTPEEVDSFLAEYPLAAVFKAGTCHKTMQGFGVLETFLQKHELPVGFIRVVDWRPASNHVAEITGIVHHSPQLILFRDGQPQFEVNNWDITPQALAPVFEAQVPRRSGEGAVATDDNVEPYRRLMRAYLEGQLSDWAFQDQYVTLFRDDASLRSQREFEALSRLFGDPDAYHGGLHQLGAPQGRGDLKARVQALLSELG; encoded by the coding sequence ATGACCCAGAGCGTGACCGACCACAAGCAGGTGCTGCTGCCCCTCACGACGCCGGAGGAGGTGGACTCCTTCCTGGCGGAGTACCCGCTGGCGGCGGTGTTCAAGGCGGGGACCTGCCACAAGACCATGCAGGGCTTCGGCGTGCTGGAGACCTTCCTGCAAAAGCACGAGCTGCCGGTGGGTTTTATCCGGGTGGTGGACTGGCGCCCGGCGAGCAACCATGTCGCCGAGATCACCGGGATTGTCCACCACAGCCCGCAGCTCATCCTGTTCCGGGACGGGCAGCCGCAGTTCGAGGTGAACAACTGGGACATCACCCCGCAGGCGCTCGCCCCCGTGTTCGAGGCGCAGGTGCCCCGCCGCAGCGGTGAGGGCGCGGTGGCGACGGACGACAACGTGGAGCCCTACCGCCGCCTGATGCGTGCCTACCTGGAGGGGCAGCTCAGCGACTGGGCCTTCCAGGACCAGTACGTGACCCTCTTCCGCGACGACGCCAGCCTCCGCAGCCAGCGCGAGTTCGAGGCCCTCTCGCGCCTGTTCGGCGACCCCGACGCCTACCACGGGGGCCTGCACCAGCTCGGCGCTCCCCAGGGGCGCGGCGACCTGAAGGCCCGCGTGCAGGCGCTGCTCAGCGAACTGGGCTAA
- a CDS encoding HAMP domain-containing protein — protein sequence MKYTVVIRQPVPDEVRPVLEQQLVERFGLSPEQAQRLAARRAGRLMKPTGRARADLLLQVYQDVGAQVALEEVREETGVLSEPFQAVASGPSVIRAVPDPEGGVVLAPPPPDFGAPLLPGGGLGTSQADPFASSSRAETGVLTLPAQDDGGWAGLAADPFAPTGDPFALPVMPGGEADLLGVARPQGGPAAALADTAAPGADIWSDFTGALTLDGGTAKPQEEPASTEMFLTAGAEETRGPLGRRRSLARQMAFGALAPLVLSTAVTLGLLTAILPSLQRQLVAQNAQAVAVAVGTSLDTRDQETVNAQLDALLRRSSVGFVRVELPDGTTYFRSQNPRLDGTLQGRVATFLRENPETGTFVSSGSAADAYREQLAQLEAVGAGDSAQARELRSEAEQKDNQHSERTSYIVSRLGVVETKGGQRSTVDATQDSSGLLYRIAVGVPNTQAAINLRNTLLLVLSVSLLALALAASLAVRSARRVVQPIERLVKVADAISMGDLTRPVQADRNDEIGDLAQALERMRLSLEAAMDRLRRRKRA from the coding sequence ATGAAGTACACGGTCGTGATTCGCCAACCCGTCCCCGACGAGGTGCGTCCCGTGCTGGAACAGCAGCTCGTGGAGCGCTTCGGCCTCTCCCCCGAGCAGGCGCAGCGCCTCGCCGCCCGGCGCGCGGGCCGCCTGATGAAGCCCACCGGCCGGGCCCGCGCGGACCTGCTCCTCCAGGTCTACCAGGACGTGGGCGCGCAGGTCGCCCTGGAGGAGGTGCGCGAGGAGACGGGCGTCCTCTCCGAGCCGTTCCAGGCCGTCGCGTCCGGGCCCTCGGTGATCCGCGCCGTGCCCGACCCCGAGGGCGGCGTGGTCCTGGCGCCCCCGCCCCCCGACTTTGGCGCCCCCCTGCTGCCCGGCGGGGGCCTGGGCACATCCCAGGCCGACCCCTTTGCCTCGTCCAGCCGCGCCGAGACGGGCGTCCTGACCCTGCCCGCCCAGGACGACGGCGGCTGGGCCGGGCTCGCCGCCGACCCCTTCGCCCCGACCGGCGACCCCTTCGCCCTGCCTGTCATGCCGGGCGGGGAGGCCGACCTGCTCGGCGTGGCCCGGCCCCAGGGTGGGCCAGCCGCGGCCCTCGCCGACACCGCCGCCCCGGGGGCCGACATCTGGTCGGACTTCACGGGCGCGCTGACCCTGGATGGTGGGACGGCCAAGCCGCAGGAGGAGCCCGCCTCCACCGAGATGTTCCTGACGGCCGGGGCCGAGGAGACGCGCGGGCCGCTCGGGCGCCGCCGTAGCCTGGCGCGGCAGATGGCCTTCGGGGCGCTCGCGCCGCTGGTGCTGTCGACCGCCGTGACGCTGGGCCTGCTCACCGCGATCCTGCCCAGCCTCCAGCGGCAACTCGTGGCGCAGAACGCGCAGGCGGTGGCGGTCGCGGTGGGCACCAGCCTGGACACCCGCGACCAGGAGACGGTGAACGCGCAGCTCGACGCGCTGCTGAGGCGCTCGTCGGTGGGCTTCGTGCGGGTGGAGCTGCCCGACGGCACGACCTACTTCCGCAGCCAGAACCCGCGGCTCGACGGCACGTTGCAGGGCCGGGTGGCGACCTTCCTGCGGGAGAACCCTGAGACGGGCACCTTCGTGAGCAGCGGCAGCGCCGCCGACGCCTACCGCGAGCAGCTCGCGCAGCTTGAGGCGGTCGGGGCGGGCGATTCCGCCCAGGCCCGCGAGCTGCGCTCCGAGGCCGAGCAGAAGGACAACCAGCACTCGGAGCGCACGAGCTACATCGTGAGCCGCCTGGGCGTGGTCGAGACGAAGGGGGGCCAGCGCAGCACCGTGGACGCCACCCAGGACAGCTCTGGCCTGCTGTACCGCATCGCGGTAGGTGTGCCCAACACCCAGGCGGCGATCAACCTGCGGAACACGCTGCTGCTCGTGCTGAGCGTGTCGCTGCTCGCCCTGGCGCTCGCCGCGTCGCTCGCCGTCCGCTCGGCCCGGCGCGTCGTGCAACCCATCGAGCGTCTGGTTAAGGTCGCCGACGCGATCAGCATGGGTGACCTGACCCGCCCGGTGCAGGCCGACCGCAACGACGAGATCGGCGACCTCGCCCAGGCCCTGGAACGCATGCGCCTGAGCCTGGAAGCCGCGATGGACCGCCTGCGCCGCCGCAAACGGGCGTAA